In Cicer arietinum cultivar CDC Frontier isolate Library 1 chromosome 7, Cicar.CDCFrontier_v2.0, whole genome shotgun sequence, a single window of DNA contains:
- the LOC101514829 gene encoding probable N-acetyltransferase HLS1-like yields the protein MVDTNNIESKVVIREFDEDRDVKVVGKLERKCEINGTKKGFSIFTNIMAHPLSRIRFYPLRVMLVAEVAESRELVGVVRGCIKSVRTPSGSVYKMGCILGLRVSPTHRRKGVGLKLVTTIEEWMLRNGAEYAYLATEKNNNASKNLFTNKCNYVSLTSLFIFVHPTSFLPKHISNKDINIDKVNIDQAISLYSRILKTKELYPLDMDVILKEKLSLGTWVSYYKDEGNKDNIITSESTTSSSWLIFSLWNNTNCEAYNKLQDDKKQSQPLIRFLHVALNHAREKLKGLFSSMDSVVMCNTFGFVFLYGLHGEGENLEGLMESIWRFASRFGENLKECRVVITELGFGDPLLNHVPRMDSMSCIDDMWYTKRLVSKDDENDDELLVMKRLLGNVFIDPRDF from the exons ATGGTTGACACTAACAATATAGAGAGCAAGGTTGTCATAAGAGAGTTTGATGAAGATAGAGATGTTAAAGTGGTGGGGAAGCTTGAAAGGAAGTGTGAGATTAATGGGACTAAAAAGGGATTCTCCATTTTCACCAACATTATGGCTCACCCTTTATCTAGGATTAGGTTCTATCCCCTTCGTGTTATGTTG GTAGCTGAGGTGGCTGAAAGTAGGGAACTTGTTGGAGTAGTTAGAGGATGCATTAAGAGTGTGAGAACTCCTTCTGGATCAGTCTACAAGATGGGTTGCATTCTAGGCCTTAGAGTCTCTCCTACACACAG GAGAAAGGGTGTTGGACTAAAACTTGTAACCACAATTGAAGAATGGATGCTAAGAAATGGGGCTGAGTATGCATACCTAGCCACAGAAAAGAATAACAATGCCTCAAAAAACCTATTCACCAACAAATGCAACTATGTGAGTCTCACATCACTTTTCATATTTGTCCATCCAACTAGTTTCCTTCCAAAGCACATTTCCAACAAGGACATCAATATAGACAAGGTAAATATAGACCAAGCAATTTCCTTATACTCAAGAATCTTGAAGACCAAAGAGTTGTATCCATTAGACATGGATGTTATTCTAAAAGAAAAGCTTAGCTTAGGAACTTGGGTGAGTTATTACAAAGATGAAGGTAACAAAGACAATATTATTACAAGTGAAAGTACAACTAGTTCATCATGGCTTATTTTTAGTTTATGGAATAATACTAATTGTGAAGCTTATAATAAGCTTCAAGATGATAAAAAACAGTCTCAACCACTTATTAGGTTTCTTCATGTGGCTTTAAATCATGCAAGGGAAAAATTAAAGGGTTTATTTTCCTCTATGGATTCGGTAGTAATGTGTAACACATTTGGATTTGTTTTTCTCTATGGACTCCATGGAGAGGGAGAGAACCTTGAAGGGTTAATGGAATCCATATGGAGATTTGCATCAAGATTTGGAGAAAATTTAAAGGAGTGTAGAGTGGTTATAACCGAGTTAGGGTTTGGTGATCCACTTCTAAACCATGTCCCTCGAATGGATTCTATGTCATGTATTGATGATATGTGGTACACAAAAAGACTTGTAAGCaaagatgatgaaaatgatgacGAATTGCTAGTCATGAAGAGACTACTTGGGAATGTGTTTATTGATCCTAGAGATTTTTAG
- the LOC101503658 gene encoding protein high chlorophyll fluorescent 107: MNSIPSPPPSSSSSSNFTLFTHSKTPNYLFKFSLKIPILPFHSSSSHLTSHPPCCTLGDSTSLLDKNAPPSEHISRNDVPPKEMLVVRRPVKEFSGEVSDEEEEVKETVEDKIKGSSIDDGLTNFAKKMPMFEPERVESDSTEKPLTVNLDLSLYKAKVLGRSFRYEEAEAILQKCICYWPEDGRPYVALGKYLSKQSKNSQAREIYEKGCQATQGENAFIWQCWAVLEKKMGNIRRARELFDAATVADKKHVAAWHGWAVLELKQGNITKARNLLSKGLQYCGQNEYIYQTLALLEAKANRYQQAQYLFNQATKCNPKSCASWLAWAQMEVEQENYRTARKLFENAVKASPKNRFTWHVWGVFEANMGNIDKGKKLLKIGHALNPRDAVLLQSLALIEYKHSSANRARVLFKGASQLDPKHQPVWFAWGWMEWKEGNLNTARELYQKALSIDPNSESAARCLQAWGVLEQRVGNLSAARRLFRSSLNINSQSYVTWMTWASLEEDQGNPVRAEEIRNLYFQQRTEVVDDASWVMGFLDILDPAIDSLKRLLKMDPNSFNMAPESVRNITGTKKNPVDFSSDDDDNDVEDDSKFDLDAFIMERLSFDVSKLEVQLETPKKTFTNKILSPRRVWRSNNRFAKV, from the exons ATGAACTCCATCCCTTCTCCACCtccatcttcttcttcctcttcaaaTTTCACTCTCTTCACTCACTCCAAAACCCCCAACTATCTCTTCAAATTCAGCCTCAAAATACCCATTTTACCCTTCCACTCTTCATCTTCCCATCTCACTTCACATCCACCATGCTGCACTCTCGGAGACTCAACTTCCTTGCTTGACAAAAATGCCCCTCCCTCCGAACATATTTCCCGCAACGACGTTCCACCGAAAGAAATGCTCGTGGTTCGCCGGCCGGTGAAGGAGTTTTCCGGCGAAGTATCCGACGAAGAGGAAGAAGTGAAGGAAACGGTGGAAGATAAAATTAAAGGTTCTTCAATTGATGATGGACTAACGAATTTTGCGAAGAAGATGCCGATGTTTGAACCGGAGAGAGTCGAATCGGATTCCACAGAGAAGCCTCTGACTGTGAATTTGGATTTGTCGTTATATAAGGCGAAGGTTTTAGGTAGAAGCTTTCGTTATGAAGAAGCAGAGGCAATACTTCAGAAG TGTATATGCTATTGGCCGGAAGATGGTCGACCTTATGTAGCACTTGGGAAATATTTGAGCAAGCAATCTAAAAATAGCCAAGCCAGAGAGATTTATGAGAAGGGTTGCCAAGCTACTCAGGGTGAAAATGCCTTCATTTGGCAG TGTTGGGCTGTTCTTGAAAAGAAAATGGGAAATATCAGGAGAGCTAGAGAGCTTTTTGACGCTGCAACGGTTGCTGATAAGAAGCATGTTGCTGCTTGGCATGGTTGGGCAGTTCTAGAGTTAAAGCAAGGAAATATAACGAAGGCAAGGAATCTTCTTTCAAAAGGTCTTCAATATTGTGGACAGAATGAGTACATATACCAAACACTTGCATTGCTTGAAGCTAAAGCAAATCGATATCAGCAGGCTCAATATTTATTCAATCAGGCCACAAAGTGCAATCCTAAAAGCTGTGCTAGTTGGCTT GCTTGGGCTCAAATGGAGGTTGAACAGGAAAACTATCGTACTGCTAGGAAATTGTTTGAG AATGCAGTGAAGGCAAGTCCTAAAAATAGGTTTACTTGGCATGTATGGGGTGTTTTTGAAGCTAACATGGGAAACATTGACAAGGGAAAAAAGCTTCTAAAGATAGGTCATGCTCTAAATCCAAGGGATGCCGTTCTTCTTCAGTCTCTTGCATTAATAGAATACAAACACTCAAGTGCAAACCGTGCTCGGGTTTTGTTCAAGGGAGCATCTCAATTGGATCCAAAGCATCAACCTGTTTGGTTT GCTTGGGGTTGGATGGAATGGAAGGAAGGAAACTTGAATACAGCTAGAGAATTATACCAAAAGGCTTTATCAATTGATCCAAACAGTGAAAGTGCTGCTAGGTGTCTCCAG GCATGGGGTGTTCTGGAGCAGAGGGTTGGCAATCTTTCAGCTGCACGTAGATTGTTTAGATCCTCATTGAATATAAATTCTCAGAGTTATGTGACATGGATGACTTGGGCATCACTAGAAGAAGATCAAGGAAATCCTGTACGCGCTGAAGAGATTCGTAACCTTTATTTCCAGCAG CGCACGGAAGTTGTAGATGATGCTTCCTGGGTTATGGGATTCTTAGATATTTTAGACCCTGCCATTGACAGTTTGAAGAGACTCTTGAAGATGGACCCAAATTCATTTAACATGGCACCAGAGTCCGTGAGAAATATTACCGGAACAAAGAAAAACCCAGTTGATTTTTCTAGTGacgatgatgataatgatgtgGAAGATGATAGTAAGTTTGATTTGGATGCTTTCATTATGGAAAGGTTATCCTTCGATGTGTCGAAGCTTGAAGTTCAATTGGAAACACCAAAAAAAACTTttacaaacaaaattttgtCTCCAAGAAGGGTATGGcgatcaaataatagatttgcCAAAGTGTAA
- the LOC101514510 gene encoding LOW QUALITY PROTEIN: uncharacterized protein (The sequence of the model RefSeq protein was modified relative to this genomic sequence to represent the inferred CDS: inserted 2 bases in 1 codon): MEDDFADDDFGELYADLQLFTTPLPQQQHHNDNDNHGGGDSNNNQDDADGDSIGTDSEDDLNIVLNDDDHRRSFADDDVHGDGLDCVDHSKVASEQLVSSDAHGSVQSNNGVKGGYGSQFFRSKFMKTQGSKRRGDNNIQNQISSSSYFDGFFLPWHCNIYDVNIEKLEEKPWRIPGADITDYFNFGFSENTWKQYCLSLASTREQFDQAVSGSLPSPSSKCEVPKGRAIQVENSVVERQPSTHVRRPRDIDSDVIIQIKVHGFSDKNSGSVNSNIHDLSEEGDLVSGNNKSISSGEHDVLSKEQLEAAKKSEDSSGLERNELIPEVVEVQHLHEENQHSEDAEVLDEEIKMEERVGIDTCSADPCRSEPELSLGDQELSLTSYSDNESEGTEDSIRSDNESNHSPLRSHLVNSNTGLKESLSLYNKTSKSISVNRKSVNTSYYSRNRGPVQQEWRHRSGRHRPCSMLKEHLENDNNVSHIPRSGGRNLSPWGRQFVKXCFGSHKRKYVSYNRETKQSCYYGADKIVDDLDQAEYNVYSDREDGDSFRENANHYIRKNEDKRECFFEQRTLMKYNEDSDWHSASRNHYVDDDLSPLSXXXXXXXXXXXXXXXXEDRETQRRIMHHKPHIKDGNCDSDQWFDDEYEFEFLNRNYTMPPSFAEREMESFNHTHEEQFPQNDRALKRYTGRRRHHGRPPLLVDTLWSGKPEDEFPKYVNNQNSYLKYQRHSYPESERNYMHRVNDNFRGHERHKHAFNRGNDWHRDYTNAAENEDCTTSPVDECELYPFSSEVPHWTNNDNVVWHHEGLHPEEDALFYKETPRHERLARNGTLHARVQRYDIKLKQHQINFSKRDRESFLNSSSKVMSRDHCRQTVLRCKKSVDLINREGKSAKSSRMTCNDTLENVDRGIAEKQKALVGSDGSRKKAATKSLCDNENKKSLQNLPDKRQQEGLDVEEGEIVTEEPSMEVYLSRRDASEGAGRADSVKKRMSQDGNNSELHIGNFDSQKILVTIAKMEKRRERFKQPINMIKEAEKNLKPNTDSVVNTDEIKQHRPARKRRWNGG; encoded by the exons ATGGAAGATGATTTCGCCGACGATGATTTTGGTGAACTTTACGCCGACCTCCAACTCTTTACTACTCCACTTCCCCAACAACAACATCACAACGATAATGATAATCATGGTGGCGGCGATTCCAACAACAACCAAGACGACGCAGATGGTGATTCTATTGGCACAGACAGTGAAGATGATTTGAATATTGTTTTGAACGACGATGATCATCGCCGTAGTTTTGCCGACGACGATGTTCACGGTGACGGTTTAGACTGCGTCGATCACTCCAAGGTTGCCTCCGAACAACTTGTGAGTTCCGATGCACATGGCAGCGTTCAGAGTAACAATGGTGTTAAAGGTGGTTACGGTTCACAGTTTTTTCGTTCGAAG TTTATGAAGACTCAAGGTTCGAAAAGAAGGGGGGATAATAATATCCAGAATCAGATATCAAGCTCTAGTTACTTTGATGGATTTTTTCTTCCTTGGCATTG TAATATATATGATGTGAACATTGAGAAATTAGAGGAGAAGCCATGGAGGATTCCAGGAGCTGACATAACAGATTACTTCAATTTTGGTTTTAGTGAGAACACTTGGAAGCAATACTGTTTGTCTTTG GCATCCACACGGGAGCAATTTGATCAAGCTGTATCAGGGAGCTTACCTTCTCCTTCCTCAAAATGTGAAGTG CCAAAGGGTAGAGCAATACAGGTTGAAAACAGTGTGGTTGAGCGCCAACCATCCACACACGTGAGGCGTCCACGCGATATAGATTCTGATGTTATTATACAG ATCAAGGTGCATGGGTTCTCTGACAAGAATTCTGGTTCTGTCAATAGCAATATACACGATTTATCTGAAGAGGGGGATTTAGTTTCAGGCAATAACAAAAGCATTTCTTCCGGTGAACATGATGTTCTATCTAAAGAGCAGTTGGAAGCTGCTAAAAAATCAGAAGATTCGTCTGGTCTAGAAAG AAATGAACTGATTCCTGAAGTGGTTGAAGTTCAGCATCTACATGAAGAGAACCAACATTCAGAAGATGCTGAAGTGCtggatgaagaaattaaaatggAGGAGAGAGTTGGCATTGACACATGTAGTGCAGATCCATGCCGGAGTGAACCAGAATTATCACTTGGTGATCAAGAACTTAGTCTGACTTCCTATTCTGACAATGAGTCTGAGGGAACTGAAGATAGTATACGTAGTGATAATGAGAGCAATCACAGCCCTTTAAGAAGCCATTTGGTGAATTCTAACACCGGCTTAAAGGAGTCTTTGTCACTTTATAATAAAACCTCAAAGAGCATCAGTGTCAACAGAAAATCAGTAAATACATCTTATTACTCAAGAAATAGAGGGCCAGTCCAACAGGAATGGAGGCATCGAAGTGGTAGACATAGACCTTGTTCAATGCTGAAAGAGCACTTAGAAAATGATAATAATGTCTCTCACATCCCCAGATCTGGTGGAAGGAATCTGTCTCCCTGGGGTCGTCAATTTGTTAA ATGTTTTGGAagtcataaaagaaaatatgtttcaTATAATAGAGAAACAAAACAATCATGCTATTACGGTGCTGACAAAATAGTTGACGACCTGGATCAGGCAGAATACAATGTATATTCAGATAGGGAAGATGGAGACAGCTTCAGAGAGAATGCGAATCACTATATCAGAAAAAATGAGGATAAGAGGGAGTGTTTTTTTGAGCAAAGAACTCTCATGAAATATAATGAAGACAGCGATTGGCATTCTGCTAGTAGAAATCACTATGTTGATGATGACTTGAGTCCCCTCTC NNNNNNNNNNNNNNNNNNNNNNNNNNNNNNNNNNNNNNNNNNNNNNNNTGAAGATAGGGAAACTCAAAGGAGAATAATGCATCACAAGCCTCATATTAAGGATGGAAACTGTGATTCTGATCAATGGTTTGATGATGAATATGAGTTTGAGTTTTTAAACAGAAATTATACAATGCCTCCTTCTTTTGCTGAGAGAGAAATGGAATCTTTTAATCATACACATGAAGAGCAGTTTCCACAAAATGATAGAGCACTAAAAAGATATACAGGAAGGCGTAGACATCATGGCAGGCCTCCCTTACTTGTGGATACCCTGTGGTCTGGGAAACCAGAAGACGAGTTCCCGAAATATGTAAATAATCAGAATTCATATTTGAAATATCAGAGACATTCATATCCCGAGTCAGAGAGAAATTATATGCATAGAGTAAATGATAATTTTAGGGGACATGAGAGACATAAACATGCCTTCAACAGAGGCAATGACTGGCACCGTGATTATACAAATGCTGCTGAAAATGAAGATTGCACAACTTCTCCTGTAGATGAGTGTGAGTTATACCCTTTCTCATCCGAGGTTCCACACTGGACCAACAATGATAATGTTGTTTGGCATCATGAGGGATTGCACCCTGAAGAAGATGCATTATTCTACAAGGAAACTCCAAGGCACGAAAGACTTGCAAGAAATGGAACTTTGCATGCTAGGGTGCaaagatatgatataaaattaaagcAGCATCAGATAAATTTTTCaaagagagatagagagagCTTTTTAAATAGCAGCTCTAAGGTTATGAGTAGGGATCACTGTCGCCAGACAGTGCTGAGATGCAAGAAATCAGTTGACTTGATTAATAGGGAAGGAAAG TCTGCAAAAAGTTCCAGAATGACGTGCAATGATACGCTTGAAAATGTGGATAGAGGGATTGCTGAGAAGCAGAAAGCTTTGGTAGGTTCTGATGGTTCTCGTAAGAAGGCAGCAACAAAATCTCTGTGTGACAACGAAAATAAGAAATCTCTTCAGAACCTTCCAGATAAAAGGCAACAAGAAGGTTTGGATGTAGAAGAAGGTGAGATAGTAACAGAAGAACCATCCATGGAGGTTTATCTATCCAGAAGAGATGCTTCTGAGGGTGCAGGACGTGCTGACAGTGTGAAGAAGAGAATGTCACAGGATGGAAATAATTCAGAACTGCATATAGGTAATTTTGACAGCCAGAAGATTCTTGTTACAATAGCTAAAATGGAGAAACGTAGGGAGCGCTTTAAGCAGCCCATCAATATGATAAAAGAAGCAGAAAAGAATTTGAAGCCGAACACTGACTCGGTAGTCAACACCGATGAAATAAAACAACATAGGCCAGCTCGAAAGAGGCGCTGGAACGGTGGTTAG